From the genome of Anaeromusa acidaminophila DSM 3853:
ATCAAATATTGATCAATAACTTCCCAAGGAAGTGTTTCAATCATACCGGCGGGAACAATCTGTCTTTGGTCGGGCAATATTAGTAACATTCCTAGTGGATGGGTATTGTGCAATGGTAGCAATAATACACCTGATTTACGAGATAAATTTGTAATAGGTGCTGGAAATAAATATGAGCCAATGTTAACGGGAGGAGCTGAACAAATTATCCTTCAATCTTCCAATTTACCAAGCAATGCATTATCTTCTCTCGGAAGCAGTTGGATAATATCTGGCAATTATAATAATTATTCGGAATATAGTTTTGGCAACACAACCACTTATGAAAAACAATGGTATACAAGAACGTCAGGCGGCGGTGGCGAAAACATGCAATTTATGCGTTCATTAAGCAACATATTAACTAGTAGTGGATGGAATAACGTTCCTATTGATATTAAACCGCCATATTTTGCATTGGCTTATATCATGAAATTATAAACGGAACCTTCCCAAGGAAGTAATACACCCAGCAAATTTCGTGTTAAAACCATAACTTCCTCTGGTGCTTTTATAGTTCCAAATGGAGTAACTTCACTTATTGTTTCAGGTGCTGCCGGCGGCGGTGGCGGTGCTACCGCTGGAGAATCATGGGCTGGCGGTGGTGGATCTGGTGAATGCATCTACCGGAGAGAAATATTAGTAACTCCTGGGGCCTCGATATGGGTTTCAATTGGAAGTGGTGGTAGTTCGGGATATGGTGGTGGTGCAACAGCATTTGGATCGTATTTTACACTTAAAGGTGGTTTCCCTGGAAGTGGTTATTCTGGCGGTAACGCTGGCGGCTGGGGTTCTATGGCTGGCGCTGGGGGTGGCCCAGGGAATAATACTATGTCTGGTAGAGGGTTTGGAGGTAGCTCTCTTTTGGGTAACGGTGGTAGACCCGGCGATGCTTTCTCTTCTACTACAGGGTTTAGTGGAAGTGGTTATGGAAGCGGCGGTGGAGGTGGGGCTTGGTACGGAAGTGGTGGGGCCGGAGCCAATGGAGTTATTATAATTGAATGGGTTGAATAGAATCTTCCCAAGGAAGTGTTTCAACTATACCGTCGGGAACTATCTGCATTTGGCAAGGTAGCACTACTTCTATTCCCTCTGGCTGGGCCTTATGTGACGGAACAAACGGAACCCCTGATCTTCGCAATCGATTTGTTGTTGGGGCGGGTTTAGACATCGGGATATACAATCCTACTGGAGTCGGCTGGAATTCATTTAACTCAGGATATTTTTCTGTCGGTCAAACTGGTGGCGAACAAATGCATAAATTAACAATAACCGAGATGCCTGCTCATCATCATAATACAACCTCAGCTTGGATGCAGCATGGACAATCTTCTGGAACTGTTGGTGGCGGGGATCCAGGCGTAGTTAATAGATCAAATGTATCTAATGACACAGGAAATGACCAGCCTCATAATAACATGCCTCCTTTTTATAGCCTGGCATTTATTATGAAACTATAGTTGGGAAGATATCTCATAGAATCTTCCCAAGGAAGTGTTTCCACAGTCCCTACTGGTACAATAATCTGGTTTGCTTCTTCTGCGCCTCCTGAAGGCTTTCTGGAATGTAATGGACAGCCTACTGCTGCGTATCCGGCACTTGCAATTTTAGTCGGGCCTAATGTTCCAGATTTAAGGGGCGAATTTATTCGCGGTTGGGATCACGGTAAAGGAATAGATTCAGGACGATCTTTTAAAAGTTGGCAAACTGATATGTTTCAAAGTCATACACATACTTTTACTACGTATGGAGATGTTTCGAATCCGGCACCCAATAAAGTTGGTGCCGCTAAAGGTGATGTCAATGCCTATATGACAACTAATGCTACAGGGGGAACTGAAACCAGACCTCGGAATATCGCTTTGCTCCCTTGCATAAAATACTGAATAGAATCTTCCCAAGGAAGTGTTGCCGGTGTTCCAGCCGGTACGATCTGCATTTGGCATGGCAGCGTTTCCTCCATTCCCTCCGGCTGGGCGCTTTGCAACGGTGATAATAATACCCCGGATCTTCGCTCTCGCTTCGTGTACGGCGCTGGTGGCGACGTGAATACCAAGACTTCCTTCGCCACCGGCTGGAATGCCGTGAACGGCCATTGGCCGGTAGGCGTTAATGGCGGTGAAGAAATGCACCTACTAACCATTGCTGAAATGCCTAGTCATAATCATGGTCTTGGTTTAATCGCATTGAGACAACGAGCTAATGGCTCTGGCGATTCTGATCTTACTTGGGGTTTTTGGGACCAAGGATTTGTAACAAACTATACCGGCGGAAGTCAATCTCATAATATATTGCCTCGCTTTATGGTGTTAGCGTACATTATGAAGCTGTAATAGAAGTTTCCCAAGGAAGTAATACTCTTCCGAGTGGTGTAATTATTCCTTGGTACGGTAATCTAAGCAACATTCCACCTGGCTTTATTTATTGTGACGGGTCAAATGGAACGCCAGACCTGAGAGGAAGAACAGTGATTGGCTCCGGTAATTACACGGACAGCTTTGGCACTCTAAGTTATATTGTTGGCACATATATTGGAGAAAGACTTCATCAATTAACTATCGCTGAAATGCCCAACCATACCCATACTATTACCTATGCCGAAACTTATGACAGTTCTTTGTTGAATGGCAATTATATATCTAACGGTGATGGCATCGCTGCATATAACATGACCATGATAACTAACTCCTCGGGCGGAAACCAGCCTCACAATAACATGCCTCCTAGCATAGTTTTGCATTGGATAATGAAACTATAACTTCCCAAGGAAGTGTTGCCGGCGTGCCGGTCGGCACGGTACTTTATTTTGCAGCCAGCACACCGCCAGACGGCTTTCTGGAATGTGACGGCTCGGTTGTGTCTAGTGCGACATATCCCTCGCTGACAGCCCTCCTTGGGACGACGTATGGCGCGTATGGGCAATTGCCAGATTTACGCGGTGAATTCGTAAGGGGTTGGATTCATGGACGCTCTGGTATTACAGGTGAAAGCGGCACTCGTCTTTTTGGTACAATTCAACTGGATGCCTTGCAAGACCATGACCATTTTGGAGCTTGGTTTGGTAAAGACACTAC
Proteins encoded in this window:
- a CDS encoding phage tail protein — translated: MPVGTVLYFAASTPPDGFLECDGSVVSSATYPSLTALLGTTYGAYGQLPDLRGEFVRGWIHGRSGITGESGTRLFGTIQLDALQDHDHFGAWFGKDTTGYRDTTEGVGSPTNGWTSKASEIGNGLHNPRARTSEETRPRNVAMLPCIRALP
- a CDS encoding phage tail protein, which codes for MGRYLIESSQGSVSTVPTGTIIWFASSAPPEGFLECNGQPTAAYPALAILVGPNVPDLRGEFIRGWDHGKGIDSGRSFKSWQTDMFQSHTHTFTTYGDVSNPAPNKVGAAKGDVNAYMTTNATGGTETRPRNIALLPCIKY
- a CDS encoding phage baseplate protein, translated to MIGSGNYTDSFGTLSYIVGTYIGERLHQLTIAEMPNHTHTITYAETYDSSLLNGNYISNGDGIAAYNMTMITNSSGGNQPHNNMPPSIVLHWIMKL